A genome region from Clostridium sp. JN-9 includes the following:
- a CDS encoding FMN-dependent NADH-azoreductase, with translation MSKVLYITANPKSTEDSFSLTVGENFLEIYRKKNPQDEITMLDLYKIYVPLIDGDVLNAWGKFGKGMSFGDLTQEEQKKISAMNNLLEQFMAADKYIFVTPLWNFTVPPMMKAYLDNICIANKTFRYTETGSIGLLNNKKAIHIQARGGIYTNKAIADLEMGDKYINTVLSFIGITDKQSIIAEGMSAMPDKAEEIKNKAIAEAKEAALSF, from the coding sequence GTGTCAAAAGTATTGTATATTACTGCAAATCCTAAAAGTACAGAAGATTCATTTAGTTTAACTGTTGGAGAGAACTTTTTAGAAATATATAGGAAGAAGAACCCTCAGGATGAGATAACTATGTTAGATTTATATAAAATCTATGTACCATTAATTGATGGAGATGTGCTAAATGCATGGGGAAAGTTTGGTAAAGGCATGAGCTTTGGGGATTTGACACAGGAAGAACAGAAAAAAATATCAGCTATGAATAATTTACTGGAACAATTTATGGCTGCTGACAAATATATATTTGTTACACCACTTTGGAACTTCACTGTACCACCAATGATGAAAGCTTATTTGGATAATATATGCATAGCAAATAAAACATTTAGATACACAGAAACTGGTTCTATTGGACTTTTAAACAATAAGAAAGCTATTCATATTCAGGCAAGAGGCGGAATATATACCAATAAAGCTATTGCTGATTTAGAAATGGGAGATAAGTACATTAATACTGTTTTAAGTTTTATAGGGATAACAGACAAGCAGTCTATTATTGCTGAGGGCATGAGTGCAATGCCTGATAAAGCCGAAGAAATAAAGAATAAGGCAATAGCTGAGGCAAAGGAAGCTGCATTGTCATTTTAA
- a CDS encoding glycosyl hydrolase family 65 protein: MKDDWIVSDNSLNEKDLLKSESIFNVANGYIGIRGNFEEGYADNMPTIRGSYINAFYETASVSYGEKAYGYPETMQKIVNVTDSQDIDLIINNQKFSMFKGTVKSFNRYVNMKEGYYRREVDYVFPDGKEIKLKITRVASFKYLELFAINYQIEKVNFDDDIIIKSRINGDVKNYVDKMDMRVSSGNENILDVKSTSVQNDVIQVLSETKSSKQSVAVNTKHMCSGEFNVSYERHEKSVMAVFKVKPGNKIIEFNKYNIYTDSRRCKDPAKKGYTLINKICTLSFNEILKSQQNYLKRFWSTADIDNEGDLALKQGLRYNMYEILQSAGKDSVSNISAKGLSGEGYEGHYFWDSEIYILPFLTLCSPQIAKKLLRYRYTILDSARKRARELGHKKGAAYAWRTINGEECSSYFPAGTAQYHINGDIAYSYIQYYLVTGDMDFIKEFGAEVIFETARIWIEIGHYDNGLFKIDSVTGPNEYTTLVNNNYYTNVLAKYNLQWAVKIYNMLEEKDSSFLSSLCSKINLSQDEITGFQKAAQSMYLPYDSNLKINAQDDTFLSKAIWDFQHTPKDNYPLLLHYHPLTIYRYQVLKQPDTVLAHFLVENETNYETMKNSYDYYEKITTHDSSLSYAVYSIMASKLNYYDKAYKYFIKTARLDLDDTNGNTKDGIHTANMGGTWMAIVFGFAGLRIKENYIALNPKLPVQWNKLQFKFLYKGAKVKVTMGKSETKIQVRTKVPINLKVNDKMHSIANDSIICEKI, from the coding sequence ATGAAAGATGATTGGATAGTAAGTGATAATAGCTTAAATGAAAAAGATTTGTTAAAAAGTGAAAGTATATTTAATGTAGCTAATGGTTACATAGGTATAAGAGGAAACTTTGAAGAAGGATATGCTGATAATATGCCTACAATAAGGGGAAGTTATATTAACGCCTTTTATGAAACAGCATCTGTTTCCTACGGTGAAAAAGCTTATGGGTATCCTGAAACAATGCAGAAAATAGTTAATGTTACAGATAGCCAGGATATTGATTTAATAATCAATAATCAAAAGTTTTCCATGTTTAAAGGCACAGTAAAAAGCTTTAACAGATATGTAAATATGAAAGAAGGATATTATAGAAGAGAAGTCGATTATGTATTCCCAGATGGTAAAGAAATTAAATTAAAAATAACAAGAGTTGCTTCATTTAAATATTTAGAACTTTTTGCAATTAACTACCAAATTGAAAAGGTTAATTTTGATGATGATATTATTATTAAATCCAGAATAAACGGTGATGTTAAAAATTATGTAGATAAGATGGATATGCGAGTATCATCAGGTAATGAAAATATATTAGACGTAAAATCAACCTCTGTACAGAATGATGTAATTCAGGTATTATCAGAAACAAAAAGCTCAAAACAAAGTGTGGCTGTTAATACGAAACATATGTGCAGCGGAGAATTCAATGTATCCTATGAAAGGCATGAAAAGTCAGTTATGGCAGTGTTTAAAGTAAAGCCAGGCAATAAAATAATTGAATTCAACAAATATAACATATATACAGACTCAAGACGATGCAAAGATCCTGCAAAAAAAGGATACACACTTATTAATAAAATCTGCACTCTGAGTTTTAATGAAATTTTAAAGAGCCAGCAAAATTATTTAAAGAGGTTTTGGAGTACTGCAGACATAGATAATGAAGGCGATCTGGCTTTAAAGCAGGGATTAAGATATAATATGTATGAAATTCTGCAGTCTGCAGGTAAAGACTCTGTAAGCAATATTTCTGCCAAGGGGTTAAGCGGAGAAGGTTATGAAGGTCACTATTTTTGGGACAGTGAGATTTATATTCTGCCATTTCTAACTCTGTGCAGTCCTCAAATTGCAAAAAAGCTTCTTAGGTACAGATATACAATTTTGGACTCTGCAAGAAAAAGAGCCAGGGAGCTGGGACATAAGAAAGGGGCAGCCTATGCATGGAGGACTATAAATGGGGAAGAATGTTCCTCTTATTTCCCTGCTGGTACAGCTCAATATCATATAAATGGCGACATTGCATACTCTTACATTCAATATTATCTGGTAACAGGTGACATGGATTTTATTAAGGAATTTGGTGCAGAGGTTATTTTTGAAACTGCAAGAATATGGATTGAAATAGGGCATTATGATAATGGACTATTTAAAATAGATAGTGTTACAGGCCCTAACGAATATACAACTTTAGTTAACAACAACTATTATACTAATGTGCTGGCAAAATATAATCTTCAGTGGGCAGTGAAAATATATAATATGCTTGAGGAAAAAGACAGCAGCTTTTTGAGCAGCTTATGCAGCAAAATAAATCTTTCACAGGATGAAATCACAGGGTTTCAGAAAGCTGCACAAAGCATGTATCTGCCTTATGACAGCAATCTTAAGATAAATGCCCAGGATGATACCTTTTTATCAAAGGCCATTTGGGATTTTCAGCATACTCCAAAGGATAATTATCCTCTGCTTTTACACTATCACCCGCTTACAATATACAGATATCAGGTACTTAAACAGCCTGATACGGTGCTTGCACATTTTTTAGTGGAAAATGAAACAAACTATGAAACAATGAAGAATTCTTATGATTATTATGAAAAAATCACAACTCATGATTCTTCTCTTTCTTATGCCGTGTATAGTATTATGGCCTCAAAGCTGAATTACTATGATAAGGCTTATAAATATTTTATTAAGACAGCAAGGCTTGATCTTGATGATACCAATGGAAATACAAAGGATGGCATCCACACTGCAAATATGGGAGGCACATGGATGGCCATAGTATTTGGCTTTGCAGGGCTTAGAATAAAAGAAAACTACATTGCTTTAAATCCAAAACTCCCTGTACAGTGGAATAAACTTCAATTTAAATTTTTATATAAGGGTGCTAAGGTAAAAGTTACCATGGGAAAAAGTGAAACAAAAATACAGGTGAGGACGAAAGTTCCTATTAATCTTAAGGTTAATGACAAGATGCATTCCATAGCAAATGACAGCATCATATGTGAGAAAATTTGA
- a CDS encoding carbohydrate ABC transporter permease, producing MKGKTKKSTALTILGWIIAVFTLFPIYIMVINSFKGRAQIFTDTMGLPKPFDFSYYATAMERMNFGKAFFNSLIISVFSIILIVVFSSMTAWVLVRNKSRVSNFIYYLLIATMLIPFQAVMIPLMQYMSNWEIKSIGFSMIDSYYGLIFMYVGFGTSLSVFLYHGFIKSIPISLEEAAMIDGCNKFQVFWKIVFPTLKPITVTVAILNVIWTWNDYLLPSLVLRSPEHRTIPLSTFYFFGQFTIQWNLAMAGLVLTIIPIIIFYIFSQKYIIKGVMDGAVKQ from the coding sequence ATGAAAGGGAAAACAAAAAAATCAACTGCACTAACAATATTAGGATGGATTATTGCAGTTTTTACTTTATTTCCTATATACATTATGGTTATCAATTCCTTTAAAGGTAGAGCACAAATATTTACGGATACCATGGGATTACCTAAGCCATTTGACTTTTCTTATTATGCCACTGCTATGGAGAGAATGAATTTTGGGAAGGCATTCTTCAATTCACTTATTATATCTGTTTTCAGTATTATTTTGATTGTTGTATTTTCTTCCATGACTGCCTGGGTATTAGTCAGAAATAAATCAAGGGTCTCAAATTTTATATATTATCTGTTAATAGCAACAATGCTGATTCCATTCCAAGCTGTTATGATACCGCTTATGCAGTATATGAGTAACTGGGAAATTAAATCCATCGGGTTTAGTATGATAGATTCCTACTATGGACTTATTTTTATGTATGTAGGTTTCGGTACCAGCTTATCTGTGTTCTTATATCATGGATTTATAAAGAGCATACCTATATCCCTTGAAGAAGCAGCTATGATAGATGGATGTAATAAGTTTCAGGTTTTTTGGAAAATAGTATTTCCAACACTTAAACCAATTACAGTGACAGTTGCCATATTAAATGTAATCTGGACCTGGAATGACTATCTGCTTCCTTCACTTGTACTTAGAAGTCCTGAACATAGGACAATTCCTCTTTCAACATTTTACTTCTTTGGACAATTTACAATCCAATGGAACTTAGCAATGGCAGGTCTTGTGCTTACTATTATACCTATAATTATATTCTATATATTCTCACAGAAATACATTATTAAAGGTGTAATGGATGGCGCAGTTAAACAATAG
- a CDS encoding sugar ABC transporter permease → MNKGIKGKITTALFVIPSLFAFVNVVIIPFIMGIIYSFTNWDGFAFKGSSFIGLKNYRAAFNDAKFVSSFWLTTKYTVIMVILVNVVGLALALLVTSKIKTRNLLRGVFFMPNLIGGLILGFIWKFVFTRFFTELGTAIHNSKVFFNWLDNPTAAFWALVVVGVWQMAGYVMIIYIASIESIPDDVLEAAEIDGANAWTKFTKITLPLISPAFTVSIFITLSNSFKQYDTNLSLTNGGPFGSTELITMNIFQTAFGYNKYAVAQAKAIVFFLVIMVITLLQVYFTSKKEVEM, encoded by the coding sequence ATGAATAAAGGAATTAAAGGCAAAATAACTACAGCTTTATTTGTCATACCTTCGCTGTTTGCATTTGTAAATGTAGTTATTATTCCATTTATTATGGGCATTATTTATTCATTTACAAATTGGGATGGATTTGCTTTTAAAGGATCTTCCTTTATAGGCTTAAAAAATTATAGAGCAGCATTTAATGATGCAAAATTTGTATCATCATTTTGGCTTACTACAAAGTATACAGTAATTATGGTAATACTTGTAAATGTAGTTGGCTTAGCTCTTGCTTTACTTGTAACTTCAAAAATTAAAACAAGAAATCTGTTAAGGGGAGTATTTTTTATGCCCAACTTAATAGGAGGATTAATTTTAGGATTTATATGGAAATTTGTATTCACTAGGTTTTTTACTGAGTTAGGCACAGCAATTCACAATTCAAAGGTGTTTTTTAACTGGCTTGATAATCCAACTGCAGCATTCTGGGCTTTAGTTGTAGTCGGAGTGTGGCAGATGGCTGGATATGTAATGATAATATATATAGCTTCAATTGAAAGTATCCCTGACGATGTTTTGGAAGCTGCTGAAATAGATGGCGCAAATGCATGGACTAAATTTACAAAGATTACTCTTCCTTTAATTTCACCTGCATTTACAGTAAGCATATTTATAACTCTTTCAAATTCATTTAAGCAATATGATACCAACTTATCTTTAACTAATGGAGGACCTTTTGGAAGTACAGAATTAATAACAATGAATATATTCCAAACAGCATTTGGTTATAATAAATATGCTGTAGCTCAGGCAAAAGCTATTGTGTTCTTCCTGGTGATTATGGTAATTACTTTACTACAGGTATACTTTACTTCAAAAAAGGAGGTTGAAATGTAA
- a CDS encoding ABC transporter substrate-binding protein: MKKFLSIACALTIASTALVGCGSSATQTSSTGKKAEVTVIQNKVEIQQQLEAAAKDFNSSHKDVEVKILGAAGDNLVTTLQSQFASTPEKAPTIFTCGSGSEFEKFYKYMAPLDSTKSASKIVKGQKEDSMKDGKLYGLPMAIEGFGLIYNKTIFKEAGINADDIKSMDDLVAACQKLAQVKGVVKPLAFAKETYFQFMHPFNWPFAVMSDYKDKIAKVNDGSLKLKDIPEVKQYAEDLNKLKPYTNLAKDSYDDQLAGFAQGKYAIIHQGNWAQSVLDDYKINFEMGMIGMPVNGNTAIAVGNTNFFHVNKYATKEQQAGAESFLDWLFTDPTGQKYVTDKFKLIPAYTGFNTSSLNPLAKEVSKYSDSGKTVPWTFNLFPAGVDKDCASAMEKFYAGQSTPDQLLDEINNVWVNAAKK, encoded by the coding sequence ATGAAAAAATTTCTTAGCATTGCCTGTGCTTTGACCATAGCTTCAACAGCATTGGTCGGGTGTGGTTCAAGTGCAACACAAACCTCAAGTACAGGTAAAAAAGCCGAAGTTACGGTTATTCAAAACAAAGTTGAAATTCAGCAGCAGCTTGAAGCCGCAGCAAAAGATTTCAACAGTTCTCACAAAGATGTGGAGGTAAAGATTCTAGGAGCTGCAGGAGATAATTTAGTAACTACATTACAATCTCAGTTTGCATCAACTCCAGAGAAAGCTCCAACTATTTTCACTTGCGGCAGCGGCAGTGAATTTGAAAAGTTCTACAAATACATGGCTCCGCTTGATTCTACAAAATCAGCATCCAAGATAGTTAAAGGACAAAAAGAAGATTCCATGAAAGATGGCAAGCTTTATGGTCTGCCAATGGCAATTGAAGGCTTTGGATTAATATATAACAAAACTATATTTAAAGAAGCCGGAATAAATGCAGATGATATTAAATCCATGGATGATTTGGTTGCTGCATGTCAAAAACTTGCTCAGGTTAAAGGAGTTGTAAAACCTCTTGCTTTTGCAAAAGAAACATATTTCCAGTTTATGCATCCTTTTAACTGGCCTTTTGCAGTAATGAGCGACTATAAAGATAAAATAGCAAAAGTTAACGACGGAAGTCTTAAACTTAAGGATATACCAGAAGTAAAACAATATGCTGAAGACTTGAATAAATTAAAACCATATACAAATCTTGCTAAAGACAGTTACGATGATCAGCTTGCAGGTTTTGCACAAGGTAAATATGCTATTATTCACCAGGGTAACTGGGCACAATCAGTTCTTGATGACTATAAAATAAACTTTGAAATGGGCATGATAGGAATGCCTGTTAATGGAAATACTGCAATAGCTGTTGGAAACACTAACTTCTTCCATGTAAATAAATATGCTACAAAGGAACAGCAGGCAGGAGCTGAAAGCTTCCTTGACTGGTTATTTACAGATCCAACAGGTCAGAAATATGTAACTGATAAATTTAAACTTATACCAGCATATACTGGATTCAATACAAGTTCATTAAATCCACTGGCAAAGGAAGTTTCAAAATACTCTGATTCAGGTAAGACAGTACCTTGGACTTTCAATTTGTTCCCAGCCGGAGTTGATAAAGATTGTGCAAGTGCTATGGAAAAATTCTATGCAGGTCAGTCAACACCTGATCAGCTTCTTGATGAAATCAATAATGTATGGGTTAATGCAGCTAAAAAATAA
- a CDS encoding AraC family transcriptional regulator → MDNIYKKLELSMANNRFTSYVHPSYELEKKLIASMQMLNKEESIKILHKINSLERAHLSKQPINSLKYSLVGSCTIFTRAVIEAGLDTETAFMLSDYYINLIDEAKTRQQTEALEYKMLNDFIQVLKTNKEYIYNPMINHVIYYIRKHIEEPITLQELASYVNVHPNYLSSSFKKQVGKTLTEYIDEQKINAIKIYMQNTNLSINEISYTFNFNYVSYFSSFFKKHTGFTPMEYKKQIFSKTSALRR, encoded by the coding sequence TTGGATAATATCTATAAAAAATTAGAATTAAGCATGGCTAATAACAGGTTCACATCATATGTACACCCTTCTTATGAGCTGGAGAAAAAACTTATAGCTTCCATGCAGATGCTTAACAAGGAAGAAAGCATTAAAATACTCCATAAAATAAACTCTCTTGAAAGAGCTCATTTATCAAAACAGCCCATTAATTCTTTAAAATATTCACTAGTAGGTTCATGTACAATTTTCACCCGTGCAGTTATTGAAGCTGGGCTGGATACTGAAACTGCCTTTATGTTAAGTGACTATTATATAAATCTTATAGATGAGGCAAAAACCAGACAACAAACTGAGGCCCTGGAATATAAAATGTTAAATGATTTTATACAGGTATTAAAGACCAATAAAGAATATATTTATAATCCAATGATTAATCATGTAATTTACTATATCAGAAAACATATAGAGGAACCCATCACATTACAGGAATTAGCATCCTATGTAAATGTACATCCAAATTATTTATCTTCCAGCTTTAAAAAACAGGTAGGGAAAACCTTAACTGAATACATAGATGAACAAAAGATAAATGCAATTAAAATTTATATGCAAAATACAAATCTTAGTATTAACGAAATAAGTTATACATTTAACTTTAACTATGTAAGCTATTTTTCCAGTTTTTTTAAGAAACATACAGGATTTACTCCTATGGAATATAAAAAGCAGATCTTCAGCAAGACATCTGCACTTAGAAGATAA
- a CDS encoding NifB/NifX family molybdenum-iron cluster-binding protein: protein MKIAIPSNGNLINQHFGMSRNFVIVTVENKKVEGVEEISSAEFTHQHENLANLLLSHGAEVVITGGIGAGAISGLQQKGLRVIRGASGEYMKAVEQYINGTLEDKNIVCNHHGEHHNN, encoded by the coding sequence ATGAAAATAGCAATACCCAGCAATGGTAATTTGATTAATCAGCATTTTGGAATGAGCAGAAACTTTGTTATAGTAACAGTAGAAAACAAAAAAGTTGAAGGTGTGGAGGAAATATCCTCAGCAGAATTTACACATCAGCATGAAAACCTGGCAAATTTACTTTTAAGTCATGGCGCAGAGGTGGTCATAACAGGAGGCATAGGAGCAGGTGCAATTTCAGGATTGCAGCAAAAAGGCCTAAGGGTAATCAGAGGAGCATCCGGAGAATATATGAAGGCTGTTGAACAGTACATTAATGGAACTCTGGAAGATAAAAATATAGTATGCAATCACCATGGAGAACACCATAATAATTAG
- a CDS encoding LysR family transcriptional regulator — MMDVRLQTFIVLAQIKSYTKASEILNITQPAVSQHIKFLEEYYGADFIKKAGRTIKLTEEGKILYRYAKQLESINRSLESELKNKNNINKTYKVGASMTIGEYVLPFMLADYKNSFGNINILLQVNNTEEIIDKLLNRKIDLAFVEGNFHKEKFKHIKYKDDELVLVVSNQHEFSKLKYVKIDDVLNGQLILREKGSGTRETFENKVLELGYNLNNYRPYMEIGSISAIKSLIEANLGYSIMSRETIKKELDIGKFKIVKIKGINISREFNFVYLADSDADFVKHFITFCLK, encoded by the coding sequence ATGATGGATGTAAGACTGCAGACATTTATTGTGCTGGCTCAGATTAAGAGCTATACAAAAGCAAGTGAAATATTAAATATTACTCAGCCGGCAGTATCACAGCATATAAAGTTCCTTGAAGAATATTATGGTGCTGATTTTATAAAAAAAGCAGGAAGGACTATAAAACTCACTGAGGAAGGGAAAATCCTTTATAGATATGCAAAACAACTGGAATCCATTAATAGAAGTTTAGAGTCAGAACTAAAAAATAAAAATAACATAAATAAAACATATAAAGTAGGTGCATCAATGACTATTGGAGAGTATGTGCTTCCTTTTATGCTTGCAGATTATAAGAACAGCTTTGGTAATATAAACATACTTCTTCAGGTTAATAACACAGAGGAGATAATTGATAAATTATTAAACAGAAAAATAGATCTGGCATTTGTTGAGGGAAACTTTCATAAGGAAAAGTTCAAACACATTAAATATAAGGATGATGAATTAGTACTGGTTGTTTCAAATCAGCATGAGTTTTCAAAGTTAAAATATGTAAAAATAGATGATGTTTTAAATGGACAATTAATATTAAGAGAAAAAGGATCTGGTACAAGAGAAACTTTTGAAAATAAAGTTTTAGAATTAGGTTACAATCTTAATAATTACAGACCATATATGGAGATAGGCAGTATTTCTGCAATTAAATCTTTAATAGAAGCTAACCTGGGATATTCCATAATGTCCAGGGAAACTATCAAAAAAGAGCTTGATATAGGAAAATTTAAAATAGTAAAAATAAAAGGCATTAATATATCAAGAGAATTTAATTTTGTGTATTTAGCTGATAGTGATGCAGATTTTGTGAAACATTTTATAACATTTTGTTTAAAGTAA
- a CDS encoding YeiH family protein produces MIKENLSGIIVSLLLALVASELGNLFPIVGGPVFGIVLGIIINNTIGKPASTKKGITFTSKKILQWAIIVLGAGLSLNEVLKTGISSFSVMVFTILAAFLTAFIVGKILGVPDKLRTLIGVGTAICGGSAIAAISPIIEADETEIAYSVSTIFLFNIIAVLIFPPLGHLLGFSDKAFGLWAGTAVNDTSSVVAAGYAFSNTAGAYATIVKLTRTTMIIPISLIFALITAYKKKKESKNNSNVNYNLKKIFPWFIIGFLFASLLNTIGIFKGNSLFYINTLGKFMIVMALSAIGLNTDFKEMMKNGVKPMLLGLIVWFSVAVTSILVQVLTGQI; encoded by the coding sequence ATGATAAAGGAAAATTTAAGTGGAATAATTGTATCACTATTACTGGCCCTGGTGGCATCAGAGCTTGGTAACCTATTTCCAATAGTAGGAGGGCCCGTATTTGGCATCGTGCTTGGAATAATTATAAACAATACTATAGGCAAGCCAGCCTCAACAAAAAAAGGCATTACATTTACATCAAAAAAAATACTTCAGTGGGCTATTATAGTGTTAGGTGCAGGCTTAAGCTTAAATGAAGTTTTAAAAACAGGCATAAGTTCATTTTCAGTAATGGTATTTACTATATTAGCAGCATTTTTAACTGCCTTTATAGTTGGAAAAATATTAGGTGTACCAGATAAGTTAAGAACCTTGATTGGAGTTGGGACAGCTATTTGTGGAGGATCTGCCATTGCAGCCATATCACCTATAATAGAGGCAGATGAAACAGAAATTGCCTATTCAGTTTCTACTATTTTTTTGTTTAACATTATTGCTGTATTAATTTTTCCGCCCCTTGGACATCTTTTGGGATTTTCAGATAAAGCCTTTGGTTTATGGGCCGGCACTGCTGTAAATGATACTTCTTCCGTGGTAGCTGCAGGATATGCATTCAGCAACACAGCAGGAGCCTATGCAACAATAGTGAAGCTTACAAGAACCACTATGATCATTCCAATATCTCTTATCTTTGCTCTGATCACAGCATATAAAAAGAAAAAGGAATCTAAAAACAATTCCAATGTAAATTACAATTTAAAAAAAATATTTCCCTGGTTTATAATTGGATTTTTATTTGCTTCCCTGTTAAATACCATAGGCATATTTAAAGGAAATTCATTATTTTACATAAACACACTTGGAAAATTCATGATTGTCATGGCTCTTTCTGCTATAGGTTTAAATACAGATTTTAAAGAAATGATGAAAAACGGTGTTAAGCCCATGCTGCTTGGTTTAATTGTCTGGTTTTCAGTGGCAGTAACAAGTATTTTAGTACAAGTGCTTACAGGCCAGATTTAG
- a CDS encoding DUF134 domain-containing protein has product MPRPTKFRNVEFFPNDTYFVPWGKPKCELEEIVLKVEELEAMRLKDIEDLNQEECAEKMQVSRQTFQNIIDSARKKTATALTLGKAIRISGGHYTTNLCRFKCLNCGAVYGANYDQDRNMCPSCGSHKIICSSKKGFCKKWCCKNNI; this is encoded by the coding sequence ATGCCAAGGCCCACAAAATTTAGAAATGTGGAGTTTTTCCCAAATGACACTTATTTTGTACCATGGGGAAAACCTAAATGTGAATTGGAGGAAATAGTATTAAAGGTTGAAGAGCTGGAAGCTATGAGATTAAAGGACATTGAAGACTTAAATCAAGAGGAGTGTGCAGAAAAAATGCAGGTTTCAAGACAAACATTTCAAAATATTATAGATAGTGCAAGAAAAAAGACGGCAACTGCACTTACTTTGGGAAAAGCAATAAGAATAAGCGGAGGGCATTATACAACTAATCTCTGCAGATTTAAATGTTTGAATTGCGGTGCAGTTTATGGAGCAAATTATGACCAGGACAGAAATATGTGTCCTTCTTGTGGTTCCCATAAAATTATATGCAGCAGTAAAAAAGGATTTTGTAAAAAATGGTGCTGTAAAAATAATATATAA
- a CDS encoding sigma-70 family RNA polymerase sigma factor: MVIVIEKKQFENCIKQYERLIITICLSFTKNYFDAEDLAQQTFLSAYTNYEKFDGDNLKAWLTTIAANKCKDYIKNKARKTINLTDEDYETIEDTDESPEDIVMKKCTDEKIHNICTKLKEPYRTVAISYFCKDIKLSHMSANTGQSLKTLQTQLYRAKKMLKELWEEEFI; the protein is encoded by the coding sequence ATGGTGATAGTTATTGAAAAGAAACAATTTGAAAATTGCATAAAGCAATATGAACGATTAATAATCACCATTTGTTTATCCTTTACAAAAAATTATTTTGATGCAGAGGATTTGGCACAGCAAACATTTTTGTCTGCATATACAAATTATGAAAAATTTGATGGTGATAACCTTAAGGCTTGGCTTACTACAATTGCTGCAAATAAGTGTAAGGATTACATTAAAAATAAGGCAAGAAAAACCATTAATCTCACAGATGAGGATTATGAAACTATTGAAGACACAGATGAATCACCAGAAGATATAGTGATGAAAAAGTGCACCGACGAAAAAATACATAATATATGTACTAAATTAAAGGAACCTTACAGGACAGTAGCAATAAGTTATTTTTGTAAAGATATTAAACTTTCACATATGTCAGCAAATACCGGCCAAAGCTTAAAAACATTACAGACTCAATTATATAGAGCAAAAAAAATGCTTAAGGAATTATGGGAGGAGGAATTTATTTGA
- a CDS encoding DUF5668 domain-containing protein: MHKGRQVGTFTAGIVLIMFGILFLLRLSFPNISISMIVSLWPLILVFLGIEIIAAYVINKEEKIRYDTGAITLIIILSFFAMGMAGAEFVINHLTQLRNII; this comes from the coding sequence ATGCATAAGGGGCGACAGGTAGGAACATTTACTGCAGGCATAGTATTAATTATGTTTGGAATTTTATTTTTGCTTAGATTAAGCTTTCCTAATATTAGTATCTCTATGATAGTATCTTTATGGCCTCTTATTCTTGTGTTTTTGGGAATTGAAATTATTGCAGCTTATGTAATTAATAAAGAAGAAAAAATACGATATGATACTGGAGCAATAACTCTTATAATAATATTATCATTTTTCGCAATGGGTATGGCAGGAGCAGAATTTGTAATAAATCATTTGACACAGCTTAGAAATATAATTTAA
- a CDS encoding rhodanese-like domain-containing protein, giving the protein MNYILYAVTILLLIYMFYPKIVIKLNKNVTNVSGPEAAKLIRENKNIVILDVRTKGEYSSGHINGAKLMPVSEISSRIGELEKYRGRPMLVHCASGGRSPRAVIVLLKNKFGPIYHMNHGLSGFTGTLK; this is encoded by the coding sequence ATGAATTATATATTGTATGCTGTCACTATACTTTTACTGATTTATATGTTCTATCCAAAAATAGTAATTAAACTTAATAAGAATGTAACAAATGTATCAGGTCCTGAGGCTGCAAAGCTTATTCGCGAAAATAAAAATATAGTGATTCTTGATGTAAGAACTAAAGGAGAATATAGCTCAGGACATATAAATGGAGCTAAACTTATGCCTGTGTCAGAAATATCATCAAGAATAGGTGAGCTTGAAAAGTACAGAGGGAGACCAATGTTAGTTCATTGTGCCTCAGGAGGACGAAGTCCAAGAGCTGTAATTGTTTTATTAAAAAATAAATTCGGGCCGATTTATCACATGAATCATGGATTATCCGGCTTTACCGGAACACTAAAATAA